From the genome of Mycoplasma anserisalpingitidis, one region includes:
- a CDS encoding ComEC/Rec2 family competence protein: protein MVWKKFATTYQNELIQAEIKIISKSKNYYLIEYLNKRYVLFKNNYDFDVGHKMLASFSINNFNNESKNFWYSKFVFGFIKIKTYSKINSDLNLIEKFFSLNFFNSESYKNMTLPLLFGKNNSESNILNISQSLGIVHLIVISGFHFNIIFTIFKKTFIKLKFNFDIYLPLLILSIYFIFVNFSVSTLRAYIYIVLVNFIKLMKINERDKFYFLNEKLFVIFIVLLISLIINPFFVFSISFWYSYLITIVILVFRKNEKNRKKIFLNKIAIFFYCYCFSLLISLTNQNNFNILSILNIFIFSFIIEFSIIFNLIFWFIPDIINFYYLFFKLIFDFFNIINITLTTDYQLNLNLVLILIFTILITKLAINNLIKINMT from the coding sequence TTGGTTTGAAAAAAATTTGCAACAACCTATCAAAATGAATTAATTCAAGCTGAAATAAAAATAATTTCCAAAAGTAAAAATTATTATTTAATTGAGTATTTAAACAAAAGATATGTTCTTTTTAAGAATAATTATGATTTTGATGTAGGACATAAAATGCTAGCTTCATTTTCAATTAATAATTTCAATAATGAAAGCAAAAATTTTTGATATTCTAAATTTGTTTTTGGATTTATCAAAATAAAAACTTATTCAAAAATAAACTCAGATTTAAATTTAATTGAAAAATTTTTCTCCTTAAATTTTTTTAATAGCGAATCATACAAAAACATGACATTACCTCTACTTTTTGGAAAAAATAACAGCGAATCCAATATTTTGAATATTAGTCAAAGTCTAGGAATTGTACATTTAATAGTTATCAGTGGTTTTCATTTTAATATCATTTTTACTATATTTAAAAAAACATTTATAAAACTTAAATTCAATTTTGACATTTATTTGCCACTGCTAATTTTAAGTATATATTTTATCTTTGTTAATTTTTCTGTTTCAACTTTAAGAGCTTATATATACATAGTTTTAGTAAATTTTATTAAATTGATGAAAATAAATGAAAGGGATAAATTCTATTTTTTAAATGAAAAATTATTTGTTATTTTTATTGTTTTATTAATTTCTCTAATTATTAATCCATTTTTTGTTTTTAGTATAAGTTTTTGGTATTCGTATTTAATTACAATTGTTATTTTAGTTTTTAGAAAAAATGAAAAAAATAGGAAGAAGATTTTCCTGAATAAAATAGCTATATTTTTCTATTGTTATTGTTTTTCATTATTAATTTCTTTAACAAATCAAAACAATTTTAATATTTTGTCTATCTTGAATATTTTTATTTTTAGTTTTATAATTGAATTTTCAATTATATTTAACTTAATATTTTGATTTATTCCAGATATCATTAACTTCTACTACTTATTTTTTAAATTAATATTTGATTTTTTCAACATTATTAATATAACTTTAACTACTGATTATCAGTTAAACTTAAATTTAGTTTTAATTTTAATTTTTACTATTTTAATAACAAAATTAGCTATCAATAATTTAATTAAGATCAATATGACCTAA
- the holA gene encoding DNA polymerase III subunit delta, which translates to MIYCIFGDEPYFIENELNKLKKKFTDSNIYRWDNDNSFEELCEILSSLSLFEQNRLVIIEDFEGLISKKISDEKLHLIADLLNSNQNDQIIFVTNDSKLAKNVLTNKILNEAKIIESKKISKKDLPASIFNYIKQKGGTISQADAVVLSEILPDNLSIIISEIDKLLNENKNITSEMFNSSIPKYNLNNIFGFSNSLESYNFAEIWKNYKQQIDEGIEHYTLLMQINSIFSLAHKVYRLKKMDFTTMQMSGYLKIHEFRIKKANSLFNKYGYKKTLKIIKEVAKLEERVIYKGAEIEKEFETFLIKQFSKID; encoded by the coding sequence ATGATTTATTGTATTTTTGGTGATGAACCGTATTTTATAGAAAACGAATTAAATAAGTTAAAGAAAAAATTTACTGATTCAAATATTTATAGATGAGACAACGATAATAGTTTTGAAGAATTGTGTGAAATTCTCTCATCTTTAAGTTTATTTGAACAAAATAGATTAGTAATTATTGAAGATTTTGAGGGTTTAATATCAAAAAAAATTAGTGATGAAAAATTACATTTAATTGCTGATTTATTGAATTCAAACCAAAATGATCAAATTATATTTGTAACTAATGATTCAAAATTAGCTAAAAATGTTTTAACTAACAAAATTCTTAATGAAGCAAAAATTATTGAGTCAAAGAAAATATCTAAAAAAGATTTACCAGCTTCAATTTTTAATTATATAAAACAAAAAGGTGGAACAATTTCTCAAGCTGATGCTGTAGTCTTAAGTGAGATATTACCCGACAATTTATCAATAATTATTAGTGAAATAGATAAATTACTTAATGAAAATAAAAATATAACTTCGGAAATGTTTAATTCAAGTATTCCAAAATACAATTTAAATAATATATTCGGATTTTCTAACTCACTAGAGTCATATAATTTTGCTGAAATTTGAAAAAATTATAAGCAACAAATTGATGAAGGGATTGAACATTACACCCTTTTAATGCAAATAAATAGCATTTTTTCATTAGCTCATAAAGTTTATAGACTAAAAAAAATGGATTTTACAACAATGCAAATGTCTGGTTACTTAAAAATTCATGAATTTAGAATTAAAAAAGCTAATTCATTATTTAATAAATATGGATACAAAAAAACACTAAAAATAATTAAAGAAGTTGCAAAACTAGAAGAAAGAGTTATTTATAAAGGAGCGGAAATTGAAAAAGAATTTGAAACTTTCTTGATTAAACAGTTTTCAAAAATTGACTAA
- the rplJ gene encoding 50S ribosomal protein L10, whose translation MAESKLRIAKRQVVNEIKDKINASQAIAFAEYRGLTVEELLNLRREAKKVGVEIKVYKNRLFKLAVEDLGINGLENHLVGPNIFAFSHNDAMSAAKLLVNFAKDNKIMVIKAGTYEGKAIDAKGVNEVATLPSYEEALGILARSMMAPLQQVSLSLKLISEGKSE comes from the coding sequence ATGGCTGAATCAAAATTAAGAATTGCAAAAAGACAAGTTGTTAATGAAATTAAAGATAAAATTAATGCATCTCAAGCAATCGCTTTCGCAGAATACCGTGGATTAACTGTTGAAGAACTTCTTAACTTAAGAAGAGAAGCTAAAAAAGTTGGTGTTGAAATTAAAGTTTACAAAAACCGTTTATTTAAATTAGCTGTTGAAGATTTAGGAATTAACGGTCTTGAAAACCACCTTGTGGGACCAAATATTTTCGCTTTTTCACACAATGATGCTATGTCAGCTGCAAAATTATTAGTTAACTTTGCTAAAGATAACAAAATTATGGTTATCAAGGCTGGTACATACGAAGGTAAAGCTATTGATGCTAAAGGTGTTAATGAAGTTGCTACATTACCAAGCTATGAAGAAGCACTTGGAATTCTTGCTCGTTCAATGATGGCACCATTACAACAAGTATCTCTTTCACTTAAATTAATTAGTGAAGGTAAATCAGAATAA
- the rplL gene encoding 50S ribosomal protein L7/L12: MAKLTRESFIESLKEMTIKEIMELVDAMKEEFGIDPTAAVAVAAGPAAAAEEEKSEVTVTLKSAANKVAVIKVVKDLLGVGLMDAKKLVDSAPVALKENIKPEEAEQIKAALVEAGAEVSID, encoded by the coding sequence ATGGCTAAATTAACAAGAGAATCATTCATCGAATCATTAAAAGAAATGACAATTAAAGAAATTATGGAATTAGTAGACGCAATGAAAGAAGAGTTTGGAATTGACCCAACTGCTGCTGTTGCTGTTGCTGCTGGTCCTGCTGCAGCTGCTGAAGAAGAAAAATCAGAAGTTACAGTTACATTAAAATCAGCTGCTAACAAAGTTGCTGTTATTAAAGTAGTTAAAGACCTTTTAGGAGTAGGATTAATGGATGCTAAAAAATTAGTAGACTCTGCTCCAGTTGCTCTTAAAGAAAACATCAAACCAGAAGAAGCTGAACAAATTAAAGCCGCTTTAGTTGAAGCTGGTGCTGAAGTATCAATCGACTAA